The following proteins are co-located in the Ancylothrix sp. D3o genome:
- a CDS encoding isoprenylcysteine carboxylmethyltransferase family protein, protein MTKDILREWGFTREGWRTGQKGEYLVLLQGLLLVGFFCLPVYKPAGLKINTAGLHWGIWIIAVSLAIAGGILIIKALLDLGNNLTPLPQPKETNQLVQTGIYSIVRHPLYSGIIFLGLAFTIYHQSLTHLLGSLILFIFFDIKAKREENLLSQKHSDYPDYQKRVKKLLPGLY, encoded by the coding sequence ATGACAAAAGACATATTAAGAGAATGGGGTTTCACCCGTGAGGGGTGGCGCACCGGCCAAAAAGGAGAATATTTAGTATTACTACAAGGGCTATTACTTGTAGGATTTTTTTGTTTGCCGGTGTACAAACCAGCCGGTTTAAAAATCAACACAGCCGGCTTACATTGGGGAATATGGATAATAGCCGTTAGTTTAGCAATAGCAGGGGGCATTTTAATAATCAAAGCCCTACTTGACTTAGGCAACAACCTCACCCCCTTACCCCAACCAAAGGAGACAAACCAACTTGTACAAACCGGCATCTACAGCATAGTCCGTCACCCCCTTTATAGCGGCATAATCTTCCTAGGACTAGCTTTTACCATCTATCATCAAAGCCTAACTCACCTGCTTGGTAGCCTGATATTATTTATCTTTTTTGACATCAAAGCCAAGCGAGAAGAAAACCTCCTCAGCCAAAAACACAGCGACTATCCTGACTATCAAAAACGAGTTAAAAAACTCCTACCCGGACTCTATTAA
- a CDS encoding aldo/keto reductase — protein METTTLGYRPANAGEKTGPTVTKLGIGAWSWGDKLFWNYGKDYGEEQVKEAFKAAVEAGITFFDTAEVYGPGESEILLGKFIKETGANVQIATKYGPLPWRFTAESVSDALTDSLKRLQLPRVTLYQVHWPFTFLMSQETLMNALANEVEKGRIESVGVSNYSAEQMQQAHQILAKRGIPLAVNQVRYSLLNRQIESQGILSTARQLGVTILAYSPLAQGLLTGKYTAQITPTGPRQWDAKFSKEGLQKIEGVLELLRKFAEKYQRTPAQVALNWLKAQEGVIPIPGAKTAKQAIENAGALGWQLTSDEIAQLEQISRPWLK, from the coding sequence ATGGAAACCACAACCCTCGGCTATCGCCCCGCCAACGCCGGCGAAAAAACTGGCCCCACCGTCACAAAACTAGGCATCGGCGCCTGGTCATGGGGAGACAAACTCTTCTGGAACTATGGCAAAGACTACGGCGAAGAACAAGTCAAAGAAGCCTTTAAAGCCGCCGTCGAAGCCGGTATCACATTTTTCGACACGGCAGAAGTCTATGGCCCAGGCGAGTCGGAAATCTTACTCGGTAAATTTATCAAAGAAACCGGCGCCAATGTCCAAATCGCCACAAAATACGGCCCCTTACCTTGGCGTTTCACAGCCGAGTCAGTTTCCGACGCCTTAACCGACAGTTTAAAACGATTGCAACTGCCCCGCGTCACCTTGTATCAAGTTCATTGGCCATTTACATTTTTAATGAGTCAAGAAACCTTGATGAACGCCTTAGCCAACGAAGTAGAAAAAGGCAGAATTGAGTCGGTTGGTGTTAGCAATTACTCAGCCGAACAAATGCAGCAAGCCCATCAAATTTTAGCCAAACGAGGCATCCCCCTAGCCGTTAATCAAGTACGATACTCATTACTAAACCGGCAAATAGAAAGCCAAGGAATTCTAAGCACAGCAAGACAACTAGGCGTAACAATATTAGCCTACAGCCCGCTTGCCCAAGGCTTACTCACCGGCAAATACACCGCACAAATAACACCAACCGGCCCCCGCCAATGGGATGCAAAGTTTAGTAAAGAAGGATTGCAAAAAATTGAGGGAGTGTTGGAATTATTAAGAAAATTTGCCGAAAAATATCAACGCACACCGGCGCAAGTTGCTTTAAATTGGTTAAAGGCTCAAGAAGGAGTAATCCCCATCCCCGGAGCCAAAACAGCCAAGCAAGCCATAGAAAATGCCGGTGCATTAGGGTGGCAATTAACCTCCGATGAAATCGCTCAATTAGAGCAAATATCACGCCCTTGGTTGAAGTAA
- a CDS encoding amylo-alpha-1,6-glucosidase, with protein sequence MTQETIQIEGKTYINAEQNPIPEWPAVVNEQPQPTLTLKDNDIFLVTDSLGNIAGSLQDDCNSSMGLFCRDTRFLSRLELQIEKRTPVLLSSTADKGFGLTVLCTNPRIENHLSPDTLGIKRELMLNGALFSEIEITNYSTEAVSFQISLSLNADFVDLFEVRGYGRPKRGQLLRNLAIIGDKKPVEELLTVGAGNNEIEKEFANYITPLSQDEELILAYLGLDNKLMESRIRFDHRRPDYLKGYTAIWNMNLQPHQTEIIGYRLQMFINNRPASVINPPVTLTQAKAAESQEEQLWTHESTHIRSDKNTFNEIIERAEEDLYILRQTFGKNTALSAGVPWFSTLFGRDSIIAASQTLMLNPKLARDTLQILAEYQGKKDDEWRDEQPGKILHEIRYGEMARCEEIPHTPYYGTVDATPLWLMLYAEYFAWTNDKELLEELWPNALAAMEWIDRNCQQTGYLSYDRQSKRGLDNQGWKDSGDCIVDRQGKRATGPIALSEVQGYVYAAKIRLAEIARLKKRLDLADRWQEDARNLKQRFNRDFWVEDLDFCALALDGEGKPVDSITSNPGHCLQLGIFELEKAHSVAERLRAPDMFNGWGIRTLSSKSPAYNPMGYHIGSVWPHDNSLIAIGLRSLGLVEQAIEIGEGLLDMTRVQAYKRPPELFCGYERQDNNRPVRYPVACSPQAWATGSIFQLLQMMVNLVPDAPNNCLHIIDPTLPERINKISLSNLKIGNTILDLEFERSGNTTACRVAKKRGNLRVVIEA encoded by the coding sequence ATGACACAAGAAACCATCCAAATCGAAGGAAAAACCTACATCAACGCCGAACAAAACCCCATCCCCGAATGGCCGGCAGTCGTCAACGAACAACCCCAACCAACCCTAACCCTAAAAGACAACGACATATTCTTAGTTACAGACAGCCTAGGAAACATCGCCGGTAGCCTACAAGACGACTGCAACAGCAGCATGGGATTATTTTGCCGCGACACAAGATTTCTCAGCCGGCTAGAACTACAAATCGAAAAACGCACACCCGTCCTCCTCAGCAGCACAGCAGACAAAGGCTTCGGGCTCACCGTACTTTGCACAAACCCCCGCATAGAAAACCACCTTTCCCCCGACACCCTAGGAATCAAACGGGAACTAATGCTAAATGGCGCATTATTTTCCGAAATTGAAATCACCAACTACAGCACAGAAGCCGTCAGTTTTCAAATTAGCCTAAGCTTAAACGCCGATTTCGTAGACTTATTTGAAGTGCGCGGATATGGCCGGCCAAAACGCGGACAACTTTTGCGAAATTTGGCAATTATTGGAGACAAAAAACCCGTAGAAGAACTGCTCACCGTAGGCGCCGGCAACAACGAAATTGAAAAAGAATTTGCCAACTATATAACACCCCTCAGCCAAGACGAAGAACTAATCTTAGCCTACCTCGGACTTGATAATAAACTCATGGAATCGCGGATTCGCTTTGATCACCGGCGCCCCGACTACCTAAAAGGATATACCGCCATTTGGAACATGAATCTACAGCCGCATCAAACCGAAATCATCGGCTACCGGCTGCAAATGTTCATCAATAACCGGCCCGCATCAGTCATCAACCCCCCCGTCACCCTCACCCAAGCCAAAGCAGCAGAAAGCCAAGAAGAACAACTCTGGACACACGAAAGCACCCACATCCGTTCCGACAAAAACACCTTTAACGAAATCATCGAACGCGCCGAAGAAGACTTATATATTTTGCGGCAAACTTTCGGCAAAAACACAGCCTTATCAGCCGGCGTACCTTGGTTCTCAACTTTATTCGGACGAGACTCGATCATCGCCGCTTCCCAAACTTTAATGCTAAACCCCAAATTAGCCCGCGATACCCTCCAAATACTCGCGGAATATCAAGGCAAAAAAGACGACGAATGGCGCGACGAACAACCAGGCAAAATCTTACATGAAATTCGCTACGGCGAAATGGCCCGCTGCGAAGAAATCCCCCACACTCCCTATTACGGAACAGTCGATGCTACACCGCTTTGGCTAATGCTATATGCCGAATATTTTGCCTGGACAAACGACAAAGAACTGCTCGAAGAATTGTGGCCAAACGCCTTAGCGGCAATGGAATGGATAGACCGAAACTGTCAACAAACCGGCTATCTCTCCTATGACCGGCAATCAAAAAGAGGCTTAGATAACCAAGGTTGGAAAGACTCAGGAGACTGCATCGTAGATCGCCAAGGAAAAAGAGCCACCGGCCCCATCGCTCTCTCCGAAGTACAGGGCTACGTTTATGCAGCAAAAATTCGCCTAGCCGAAATTGCCCGCCTCAAAAAACGCCTCGACTTAGCAGATCGCTGGCAAGAAGACGCCCGCAATTTAAAACAGCGGTTTAACCGCGACTTTTGGGTAGAAGATTTGGATTTTTGCGCCCTCGCCTTAGACGGAGAAGGCAAGCCGGTAGACAGCATCACCTCCAACCCCGGACACTGCTTACAACTAGGAATATTTGAACTTGAAAAAGCACACAGCGTAGCTGAACGACTCCGCGCCCCCGATATGTTCAACGGGTGGGGAATCCGCACCCTCAGCAGCAAATCTCCCGCCTATAATCCAATGGGATATCACATAGGCTCAGTATGGCCTCACGATAATTCCTTAATCGCAATTGGGCTGCGTTCGCTAGGTTTAGTAGAACAAGCTATCGAAATAGGAGAAGGCTTATTAGACATGACCCGCGTTCAAGCTTATAAACGTCCTCCTGAACTTTTTTGCGGCTACGAACGTCAAGATAATAACAGGCCGGTTCGTTACCCTGTTGCTTGCTCCCCGCAGGCTTGGGCAACCGGCAGCATCTTTCAATTGTTGCAAATGATGGTGAACTTAGTTCCCGACGCACCCAACAATTGCCTACATATTATCGACCCCACCTTACCCGAAAGAATCAACAAAATATCCCTCTCAAATCTAAAAATCGGCAACACAATTCTTGACTTAGAATTTGAGCGATCTGGCAATACTACCGCTTGCCGTGTTGCCAAAAAAAGAGGTAATTTGCGAGTTGTGATTGAGGCTTAA
- a CDS encoding adenylate/guanylate cyclase domain-containing protein: MMTRNSPMPTLLETLASFMPFRVLSCFAADPIPLKSPKISSLNAAVLFADISGFTSLTERLAQKGSAGVEELTKHLNAYFGQLIELITAHEGDIVKFAGDAMLAIWPAETLSLEQATFRAAQCALAILNDLGEYKSADAQLQLHIGIGAGELKEFYTGGSADKWEYFVAGEPIAQVASAEIAAGTGEACISLPAWKLIKHQFNGSLLESNVVRLEGFNYQASVVDRSILDLPKSPEISLNKAMETRLKRYINMGVLQRLEAGQTQWLGELRRVSVMFLNLPGIDYNAPNSLDFITEILTVIQNVLTVYEGTLNKFLVDDKGSTLVIGLGLPPFSHGDDAVRCVTAGMAILEKLRKLGLKPKIGITTGICYSGVIGCDKRREYTIIGAVVNLSARLMQAANDGILCDERTFERAKEKINFETLTPIKVKGRDEAVAVFVPTSFVVQDRPWWMSLETQKNIVGREKERALLAEKLQQLKAGASGVMLISGEAGIGKSCLIENLLLQAQDLGLGTLTGAGDAIDQSKPYHAWNGVFNQLLDLTFLATPEAKKQQVLELLEDEAELLEKAALLNGVLQLDLPDTEVTAGLVGQQRAEATRDLLVQLLQDSVNRSPKLLVIEDAHWLDSSSWALVLAVSKNVKRLLLVIGTRPMGEPVPVEYEELLRVEGVEQLHLEAMHATDTREMLCQRLGVKSLPDEVVELIEKKAEGNPFFSEELLYGLREAGVIEIHHGECRIAPGVGNLDELRFPETVQGVIAERIDRLSPNEQLTLKVASVIGRSFGFRMLREIHPIEDDKLQLPTYLTKLEKFDLTPMETPEPELAYTFKHIITQEVAYGMMLYSQRRQVHETLALWYERSYEDLSGFYSVLAHHWSQARVAEKAIFYLEKAGEQAVRAHALREALQLFTEALDWLETLPDTLERKEQELRLQIALGSPLMAIRGYGAVEVKATYDRARELCQQVGQESQLFSILNALAVSYCTQSDFPASLELCKQLEALAQSTQEQRLFPLFSNSYTFNFFHLGEFNQARYYAELGIATYQPENHEFYMAKYAQDPAIGCFLFDCMANWFLGYPEVATQQSKEIITLAQKLSHPFSLAYGFNCKAWLALYSKQVSKALQEADGLMAVAVENEFPFFIMLSNLIRAWVAIQLDQPEEAINQIEETLKLWKSVGAVLARHCHLTFLAEGYAKAGKPAAALEILAECVDEIERTKECFFEAEVYRLKGQFLLDLNQVEEAEQSYLKSIEVARRQEAKSLELRASISLCSLWQQQGKTIEAKALLSEIYGWFTQGFDMPDLIAAQQLLRELS, from the coding sequence ATGATGACTCGCAATTCTCCTATGCCGACTTTGTTAGAAACTCTTGCCAGCTTTATGCCATTCCGTGTTTTAAGCTGCTTCGCGGCAGATCCTATCCCTCTCAAAAGTCCAAAAATATCTTCTTTGAATGCGGCGGTTTTATTTGCTGATATTTCTGGTTTTACGTCTCTGACAGAACGTCTTGCTCAAAAAGGTTCTGCCGGTGTTGAGGAACTCACCAAACATCTTAATGCTTACTTTGGCCAATTAATAGAGCTAATCACAGCACATGAGGGGGATATTGTCAAGTTTGCCGGCGATGCTATGTTGGCTATTTGGCCGGCAGAAACTCTTTCTTTAGAACAAGCAACTTTTCGAGCGGCTCAATGTGCTTTGGCAATTTTAAATGATTTGGGGGAATATAAAAGCGCCGATGCTCAATTACAATTACATATCGGTATTGGTGCTGGCGAACTGAAGGAATTTTACACCGGCGGTAGTGCTGATAAATGGGAGTATTTTGTGGCCGGTGAACCTATTGCTCAAGTTGCAAGTGCTGAAATAGCAGCAGGTACGGGTGAGGCTTGTATTTCTCTACCGGCTTGGAAATTAATTAAACATCAATTTAATGGCAGTTTGTTAGAAAGTAATGTTGTGCGTTTAGAAGGTTTTAATTATCAGGCATCGGTGGTGGATCGCAGTATTTTAGATTTGCCTAAATCACCTGAAATTTCCTTGAATAAAGCGATGGAAACTCGGCTGAAACGATATATCAATATGGGGGTTTTGCAACGGTTGGAGGCCGGTCAAACCCAGTGGTTAGGAGAATTGCGGCGCGTGTCGGTGATGTTTTTAAATTTGCCTGGTATTGATTATAATGCTCCCAATTCTTTGGATTTTATTACAGAGATTTTGACGGTTATTCAAAATGTTTTAACGGTTTATGAAGGCACTTTAAATAAGTTTTTGGTAGATGATAAAGGCAGTACATTGGTGATAGGTTTGGGGTTGCCGCCTTTTTCTCACGGAGATGATGCGGTGCGCTGTGTGACAGCGGGAATGGCGATTTTAGAGAAGTTGAGAAAGTTAGGATTAAAACCGAAAATTGGCATCACCACCGGCATTTGTTATAGTGGTGTAATTGGTTGTGATAAACGGCGGGAATATACGATTATTGGGGCGGTGGTGAATTTGTCGGCGCGGTTGATGCAGGCGGCAAATGATGGGATTTTGTGTGATGAGAGGACTTTTGAAAGAGCTAAAGAAAAGATAAATTTTGAAACATTAACTCCGATTAAAGTTAAAGGTAGAGATGAGGCGGTAGCGGTGTTTGTTCCGACTAGCTTTGTGGTGCAAGATCGCCCTTGGTGGATGAGTTTAGAAACTCAAAAAAATATTGTGGGGCGGGAAAAAGAAAGGGCTTTGTTGGCTGAAAAATTACAGCAATTAAAAGCCGGTGCTTCTGGGGTGATGTTGATTTCTGGGGAGGCGGGAATTGGCAAGTCTTGTTTGATAGAAAATTTGCTTTTGCAAGCACAAGATTTAGGGTTGGGTACGCTTACTGGTGCGGGGGATGCGATTGATCAATCTAAGCCTTATCATGCTTGGAATGGGGTGTTTAATCAATTGCTGGATTTAACTTTTTTGGCAACTCCAGAGGCGAAAAAACAGCAGGTTTTAGAGTTATTAGAAGATGAGGCGGAGTTGTTAGAAAAAGCGGCGCTTTTAAATGGAGTTTTGCAATTAGATTTGCCAGATACGGAAGTGACGGCTGGGTTGGTGGGGCAGCAACGGGCGGAGGCGACGCGGGATTTGTTGGTACAATTGTTGCAGGATTCAGTGAATCGTTCTCCTAAGTTGCTGGTTATAGAGGATGCTCATTGGTTGGATTCGTCAAGCTGGGCACTGGTTTTGGCGGTATCTAAGAACGTCAAGCGCTTGCTGCTGGTGATTGGAACGCGACCGATGGGTGAGCCGGTGCCGGTGGAATACGAGGAATTGCTGAGGGTGGAAGGTGTAGAACAGTTGCATTTAGAAGCAATGCACGCTACAGATACGCGAGAGATGTTGTGTCAGCGTTTGGGGGTGAAAAGTTTGCCGGATGAGGTGGTGGAGTTAATTGAGAAAAAGGCGGAGGGAAATCCGTTTTTTAGTGAGGAATTGTTGTATGGTTTGCGCGAGGCGGGGGTGATTGAAATTCATCATGGGGAATGTCGAATTGCTCCGGGGGTGGGGAATTTGGATGAGTTACGTTTTCCTGAGACGGTGCAGGGGGTAATTGCTGAGCGGATTGACCGGCTTTCTCCTAATGAGCAGCTTACTTTAAAAGTGGCGAGTGTGATAGGCCGGTCTTTTGGGTTTCGGATGTTGCGAGAAATTCATCCAATTGAGGATGATAAGTTACAATTGCCTACTTATTTAACGAAGTTAGAAAAATTTGATTTGACTCCGATGGAAACGCCGGAGCCAGAGTTGGCTTATACGTTTAAGCATATTATTACGCAGGAAGTTGCTTATGGGATGATGTTGTATTCGCAGCGCCGGCAAGTGCATGAAACTTTGGCGTTGTGGTATGAAAGAAGCTATGAGGATTTGTCGGGTTTTTATTCGGTTTTGGCGCATCATTGGAGTCAGGCGAGGGTTGCAGAAAAGGCTATTTTTTATTTAGAAAAGGCGGGAGAGCAGGCGGTGCGGGCGCACGCTTTGCGGGAGGCGTTGCAGTTATTTACGGAGGCGTTGGATTGGTTGGAAACTTTGCCGGATACGCTGGAGAGAAAAGAGCAGGAATTGCGTTTGCAAATTGCTTTGGGTAGCCCGTTAATGGCGATTAGAGGTTATGGTGCAGTCGAAGTTAAAGCAACCTACGATAGAGCCAGAGAACTTTGTCAACAAGTTGGACAAGAATCTCAACTATTTTCTATTTTAAATGCCTTGGCTGTGTCTTATTGTACTCAATCGGATTTTCCCGCTTCTCTGGAATTGTGTAAGCAACTTGAAGCTTTAGCTCAAAGTACGCAAGAGCAGCGATTGTTCCCATTATTTTCTAATTCATACACTTTTAATTTCTTCCATTTGGGGGAATTTAATCAAGCCCGATATTACGCAGAGTTGGGAATAGCGACTTATCAGCCAGAAAACCATGAGTTTTATATGGCTAAATATGCACAAGATCCGGCAATAGGGTGTTTCTTGTTTGACTGTATGGCTAACTGGTTTTTAGGGTATCCAGAGGTTGCTACTCAGCAGAGTAAAGAAATTATTACCCTAGCTCAAAAATTATCTCATCCGTTTAGTTTGGCTTATGGTTTTAACTGTAAGGCTTGGCTGGCTTTATACAGTAAACAAGTATCAAAGGCTTTACAAGAAGCGGATGGATTAATGGCTGTGGCTGTTGAAAATGAGTTTCCTTTTTTTATCATGTTATCAAATTTGATTCGGGCTTGGGTTGCCATCCAACTTGACCAGCCAGAAGAAGCGATTAATCAAATTGAAGAAACTTTAAAATTGTGGAAGTCTGTAGGAGCGGTTTTAGCTCGGCACTGTCATTTAACATTCTTGGCAGAAGGTTATGCTAAAGCCGGAAAACCGGCAGCAGCATTAGAAATTTTAGCTGAGTGTGTTGATGAAATAGAACGGACGAAAGAGTGTTTTTTTGAAGCTGAAGTTTATCGTCTTAAGGGGCAATTTTTGTTAGATTTAAACCAAGTAGAAGAGGCGGAACAAAGTTATTTAAAAAGTATTGAGGTGGCACGCCGGCAAGAGGCAAAGTCTTTAGAATTACGAGCTAGTATTTCTTTGTGTAGCTTGTGGCAGCAGCAAGGCAAAACAATCGAAGCTAAAGCATTGCTAAGTGAGATTTATGGTTGGTTTACGCAGGGGTTTGATATGCCAGATTTAATCGCGGCGCAACAATTGCTGAGGGAACTTTCTTAA